The Apium graveolens cultivar Ventura chromosome 6, ASM990537v1, whole genome shotgun sequence genome contains a region encoding:
- the LOC141667210 gene encoding uncharacterized protein LOC141667210, whose protein sequence is MGNHKTTESEEESLFRSYPYAVYFVQSPSTLSNTNSTHDLPNPNQETARATLSHYSSSRGSNNSFLHDKKGIIVPYDDKIHVTDSRVCDVLGNEEEVDGEEDEEYYENTNFGREMGWWRYFSFRHSSSCLWICLQIVLRLLVSLGLALLVFYLATKPPTPKLSVKIAGIREFGLGEGVDASGVTTKLLTCNFSIQLVIDNKSKLFGLHIQPPLLSISFTSLPFAISVGQELYAYSDGKTAFQQSIGTKNKPMYGAGRSMQDMLESGKGLPLEIRMSLMSTFHVIFNFIRPTFHQQARCFLLLNTSYDKKRTTTNFKSSCVIH, encoded by the exons ATGGGAAATCATAAGACGACGGAGTCAGAAGAAGAGTCGTTGTTTAGATCCTACCCTTACGCAGTCTACTTCGTGCAAAGCCCTTCCACACTCTCTAACACCAACAGCACTCATGATCTTCCAAACCCTAATCAAGAAACTGCACGAGCCACTCTCTCCCACTACTCTTCATCTAGAGGCTCCAACAACTCTTTTCTGCATGACAAAAAAGGTATTATTGTTCCGTATGATGATAAAATTCATGTCACAGACAGCCGCGTTTGCGATGTCCTGGGAAATGAGGAGGAAGTTGATGGAGAGGAGGACGAGGAGTATTATGAGAATACTAATTTTGGAAGGGAAATGGGGTGGTGGAGATATTTTAGCTTTCGGCATTCTTCTTCTTGTTTATGGATATGTTTGCAGATTGTTTTAAGACTCTTAGTGAGCTTGGGATTAGCGTTGCTTGTTTTTTACTTGGCAACCAAGCCTCCAACTCCAAAGCTGTCAGTTAAG attgCAGGGATTCGAGAATTCGGGCTGGGAGAAGGAGTAGATGCCTCTGGTGTGACAACTAAATTACTCACTTGTAACTTTTCAATTCAACTTGTGATAGATAACAAGTCTAAGCTCTTTGGTCTTCACATTCAACCTCCTCTCTTGTCAATCTCCTTCACCAGTCTCCCATTTGCAATCTCAGTG GGACAAGAACTATATGCATATAGTGATGGAAAAACAGCATTCCAACAAAGTATAGGAACAAAGAATAAGCCAATGTATGGGGCAGGTAGGAGTATGCAGGATATGCTTGAATCTGGAAAAGGGTTGCCTTTGGAAATTCGCATGAGCTTAATGTCTACTTTTCATGTCATTTTCAACTTCATCAGGCCTACTTTTCATCAACAAGCTAGGTGTTTCTTACTCCTCAACACTTCGTACGACAAGAAACGTACCACCACAAATTTTAAAAGCAGCTGTGTTATTCATTAA